Proteins encoded in a region of the Vibrio ponticus genome:
- a CDS encoding aminoimidazole riboside kinase — protein MSKVWLTGDAVVDLIPDTESTYLKCPGGAPANVAVAIARLGGNAAFFGRVGQDPLGRFMKQTLSDEKVNTDAMLLDEAHRTSTVIVDLDDSGERSFTFMVKPSADQFLELADVPSFAQGEWLHVCSIALANEPSRSTTLEAMRLIKQAGGFVSFDPNLREEVWANPEELIPVVRQAIALADVVKFSDDELMHLTQTSSLEQGLAALNEFNNTLVLVTQGAKGALVIFDGKQELISGQAVKPVDTTGAGDAFVGGLLAKLAQHLQWANDDVIRQAVRWANGCGALATTQKGAMTALPTQAALNQYIA, from the coding sequence ATGAGCAAAGTATGGCTAACTGGCGACGCGGTTGTTGACCTGATCCCGGATACAGAATCCACCTATCTAAAATGCCCTGGTGGCGCACCTGCTAACGTGGCAGTAGCGATCGCTCGCCTTGGTGGTAATGCGGCTTTCTTTGGTCGCGTTGGTCAAGATCCATTGGGTCGCTTTATGAAACAAACACTAAGCGATGAAAAGGTAAACACCGACGCTATGCTACTTGATGAGGCTCATCGCACATCCACCGTAATTGTCGACTTAGATGACTCTGGCGAGCGTAGCTTCACCTTTATGGTAAAACCAAGTGCAGACCAATTCTTAGAACTGGCAGACGTACCAAGTTTTGCTCAAGGTGAATGGCTACACGTATGCTCGATCGCTTTGGCGAATGAGCCAAGTCGCAGTACAACACTGGAAGCAATGCGCTTAATTAAACAAGCCGGTGGTTTTGTTAGCTTCGATCCAAACCTACGTGAAGAAGTATGGGCAAATCCTGAAGAACTTATCCCTGTGGTGCGCCAAGCGATCGCTTTAGCGGATGTGGTGAAGTTTTCCGACGATGAACTGATGCATCTCACTCAAACCTCTTCTTTAGAACAAGGTTTAGCTGCGCTAAACGAGTTTAACAATACGCTTGTGCTTGTAACTCAAGGCGCGAAAGGCGCACTCGTAATCTTTGATGGCAAGCAAGAGCTAATTTCAGGACAAGCTGTTAAACCAGTTGATACTACTGGAGCAGGCGACGCTTTCGTTGGCGGCTTACTGGCAAAACTTGCACAACATTTGCAGTGGGCAAATGATGATGTTATCCGCCAGGCAGTGCGCTGGGCAAATGGCTGTGGCGCATTAGCGACAACGCAAAAAGGCGCGATGACCGCCCTACCAACCCAAGCCGCGCTTAACCAATACATCGCATAA
- a CDS encoding LacI family DNA-binding transcriptional regulator, whose product MSQKKLKLADIAALAGVSKSTVSFVLNGHAEKHRINQATVEKVQRIAKQHHYTPSVYARALKSNKTYTIGLVIPDLANMGFANTAKALEKLLRESGYQLLIACSNDDQELEKQVVKGLIERQVDLLLVASALPSEEFYYSVKSSTPVIFFDRTFHRSQFINVKTDAYTATKQLVARMVQGADECIYIGGQWLLSPSQERLEGYQAGLEQAGVAFSDTKVFSRDYQPQSGYDLMAEAVVQLGRLPQAVFTASYSLLEGVLRYLSEQQLLNDVIRLGTFDNYAILDCLPIKIDSIEQDNEAMAEALFRLSNQLLENPQYEPETVELRANIHFRR is encoded by the coding sequence ATGAGTCAGAAAAAACTGAAACTTGCTGATATTGCAGCGTTGGCTGGGGTATCTAAATCTACCGTGAGTTTTGTGCTAAACGGGCATGCAGAAAAGCATCGTATTAACCAAGCAACGGTCGAAAAAGTGCAGCGCATTGCCAAACAGCATCACTACACGCCAAGCGTTTACGCGCGCGCGCTTAAATCAAACAAAACCTATACCATTGGTTTGGTGATCCCTGATCTTGCCAATATGGGGTTTGCTAACACCGCCAAAGCGTTAGAAAAGTTGCTCAGAGAAAGTGGCTACCAGTTGTTGATTGCTTGTTCAAACGATGATCAAGAGTTGGAAAAGCAGGTTGTGAAAGGGTTGATTGAACGTCAGGTTGATTTGCTGTTGGTCGCATCTGCCTTACCGAGCGAAGAGTTTTATTACAGCGTTAAAAGCTCAACGCCGGTTATTTTCTTCGACCGTACATTTCACCGTAGCCAGTTTATCAATGTTAAAACGGATGCTTATACAGCAACTAAGCAGCTGGTGGCTCGCATGGTTCAAGGTGCTGATGAATGTATTTATATTGGTGGGCAATGGCTTTTATCACCAAGCCAAGAGCGTTTAGAAGGCTACCAAGCAGGGCTAGAGCAAGCTGGTGTCGCTTTTAGCGATACGAAGGTTTTTAGCCGAGATTACCAACCACAATCTGGTTATGACTTGATGGCAGAAGCTGTGGTGCAATTAGGTCGCCTGCCACAAGCGGTGTTTACCGCGTCTTACTCTTTGTTAGAAGGGGTGCTTCGCTATTTGTCCGAGCAGCAATTATTGAATGATGTGATTCGCTTAGGCACCTTTGATAATTATGCCATCCTAGATTGCTTACCGATTAAGATCGATTCAATCGAACAAGACAATGAAGCTATGGCGGAGGCGTTGTTTCGACTCTCTAATCAGTTGCTGGAAAATCCGCAGTACGAGCCAGAAACGGTTGAGCTTCGCGCCAACATTCATTTCAGACGCTAA
- a CDS encoding DUF7916 family protein, producing the protein MTKRYLDCSASEISQLQGQDLLDSLRMSEGRILMAETIGALQPMLVSVSNAELAASQSADLLLLNLFDADQPEINGMPTDIEADNLLKELARFTGRAVGVNLEAVAPDYQPSHQDFWQVSSGRLATGENAQKLYQMGARFITITGNPGNGVSNEAISNSLRSIRQAVGKQMVLIAGKMHAAGILRSGSEKIITKADVKEFADNGVDIVLLPAPGTIAGISQDYVAELIDYAHELGIMAMTAIGTSQEGASVETIRQIALMSKMAGADLHHIGDTGCAIGIAAPENIREYSIAIRGVRHTYARMARSVCR; encoded by the coding sequence ATGACAAAACGTTATTTAGATTGTTCTGCTTCTGAAATTTCTCAGTTACAAGGGCAAGACTTACTCGATTCACTACGCATGAGTGAAGGACGTATTTTAATGGCGGAAACCATTGGTGCGCTACAACCGATGTTAGTTTCAGTAAGTAATGCCGAACTGGCTGCCAGCCAAAGTGCTGATTTACTACTGCTTAACCTATTTGACGCTGACCAGCCTGAAATTAACGGCATGCCGACTGACATCGAAGCTGACAATCTACTCAAAGAACTCGCTCGGTTTACCGGACGCGCTGTGGGGGTTAACTTAGAAGCAGTTGCACCGGATTATCAACCTAGCCATCAAGATTTTTGGCAAGTCTCTTCGGGGCGTTTAGCTACCGGTGAAAACGCACAAAAACTGTATCAAATGGGCGCACGATTTATCACCATTACAGGCAACCCTGGCAATGGCGTCAGTAATGAAGCGATCTCCAACAGCTTGCGCTCAATCAGACAAGCCGTCGGCAAACAAATGGTGTTGATCGCCGGCAAAATGCATGCAGCCGGTATCCTTCGTTCTGGCAGCGAGAAAATCATCACCAAAGCTGATGTCAAAGAATTTGCCGATAATGGCGTGGACATCGTATTGCTGCCTGCTCCCGGCACGATTGCCGGCATCAGCCAAGATTACGTCGCCGAGCTAATAGACTATGCCCATGAGCTGGGAATTATGGCAATGACCGCGATTGGTACATCTCAAGAAGGAGCGAGTGTGGAAACCATCCGTCAAATTGCGCTCATGAGTAAGATGGCAGGTGCCGACTTGCATCATATTGGTGACACCGGCTGCGCGATTGGTATTGCCGCACCGGAAAACATTCGCGAGTACAGCATTGCTATACGTGGTGTGCGCCATACTTACGCACGGATGGCGCGCTCTGTTTGCCGCTAA
- a CDS encoding thrombospondin type 3 repeat-containing protein, translating to MKKSKLVIALGLASSVALTGCDSSSSSSEGDGGSSRYKVTAIDGYLDGALVWLDRNRNFILDDNEPRATSGSDGVASLDVTGIVNPEQYPVVVRAIPGQTTDSDNGDVTEGFTMSAPPGEDKVTPLSTLVHVYMEQVIDESSSDEAIESAKQNAIQTVADQLGLDQEDVLGDFFIKGDPDAAYAAENIVKSNALPETPEDLQRVSEEENDGQFVAVVTVVNHQVKQKIVEVKEATQDGEEPDFDSAESVVIDLNGTDSDSDGVPDTLDDFDDDATEWLDSDGDGTGDNADLNDDTVNGEDDIYPDTVDQYPTDRARAGDLDNDGIDEIDDAYPNDTDNDGYDNDTDLFVNDPTEWADEDSDGLGDNEDDPYLNDSDNDGYDNETDLFVNDPTEWADEDDDGLGDNEDDPYPNDTDNDSYDNDSDAFDDDPTEWADNDNDGIGDVADNDDDNDSINDGDDNCPNVGNPTQSDVDGNGIGDACEVSELVWDESNWNQANWK from the coding sequence ATGAAGAAGAGCAAATTAGTTATTGCGCTTGGCTTGGCGAGTTCAGTTGCTCTCACTGGTTGCGACAGTAGTAGTTCATCTAGTGAAGGGGATGGAGGCTCGAGTCGCTATAAAGTAACGGCAATTGATGGTTATTTAGATGGCGCGTTGGTTTGGTTAGATAGAAACCGTAATTTTATCTTGGATGACAATGAGCCGAGGGCGACTTCCGGTAGTGATGGTGTTGCTAGCTTAGATGTAACGGGAATAGTGAATCCGGAGCAATATCCAGTCGTAGTGCGGGCGATTCCAGGGCAAACGACCGATTCTGACAATGGTGACGTAACGGAAGGTTTCACTATGTCAGCGCCTCCCGGTGAAGACAAAGTCACTCCTCTCTCTACCTTAGTTCATGTCTATATGGAGCAAGTAATTGATGAGAGCTCGAGTGATGAAGCGATAGAGTCAGCTAAGCAAAATGCGATACAAACGGTTGCAGACCAGCTGGGGCTCGATCAAGAGGATGTGTTAGGAGACTTCTTTATAAAAGGCGACCCTGATGCCGCTTATGCTGCAGAAAACATTGTCAAATCGAACGCACTGCCAGAAACACCAGAAGATTTGCAACGAGTATCTGAAGAAGAGAATGATGGACAATTTGTCGCCGTTGTTACGGTGGTAAACCACCAAGTGAAGCAAAAAATTGTAGAGGTAAAAGAGGCAACGCAAGATGGTGAGGAACCTGACTTTGACAGTGCGGAAAGTGTGGTTATTGATCTAAACGGCACGGATAGCGATTCAGATGGGGTGCCAGATACTTTGGATGATTTTGATGATGATGCGACTGAGTGGCTCGATTCAGACGGTGACGGAACTGGCGATAATGCTGACTTAAATGATGACACGGTGAATGGTGAAGATGATATCTACCCAGATACTGTCGATCAATATCCAACGGATCGAGCTAGAGCGGGCGATTTAGACAACGATGGAATCGACGAAATAGACGATGCGTATCCTAATGACACCGATAACGACGGTTATGACAATGACACCGATCTGTTTGTTAATGATCCAACCGAATGGGCAGACGAAGACAGTGACGGTTTGGGTGATAACGAGGACGATCCGTATCTAAATGATAGTGATAACGATGGCTATGACAATGAGACCGATCTGTTTGTCAACGACCCAACGGAATGGGCAGATGAGGATGATGATGGTTTAGGTGACAACGAAGATGATCCTTATCCGAATGATACTGACAACGACAGTTATGATAACGACAGCGATGCATTTGACGACGACCCTACCGAATGGGCTGATAACGACAATGATGGTATAGGGGATGTGGCTGATAACGACGATGACAACGACAGTATCAATGATGGCGATGATAATTGCCCTAATGTTGGTAACCCTACTCAAAGTGATGTCGACGGGAATGGGATTGGAGATGCTTGTGAGGTCTCAGAACTAGTATGGGATGAGAGCAATTGGAATCAGGCTAACTGGAAATAG
- a CDS encoding MATE family efflux transporter, with protein sequence MRKILSLAFPLIISQLIAMSLVLTDVWMMSRLSIEALAAGGLGAAIFSFIFIIASSTIGCVANLVAIAYGQRVARPEFGNQQIRFAIKGAVLLAVILSALLVASFSFAPHLLRLAQQPEMVIAPAMEYVNALKWTMLPSLFLLILRGLTSAFGNVRSILVMSVANIFLNIPISYLLAFGFNLGLSGLGAGTALSSLIVSIGYGYWVFNRAEFAEFAPWKNRHEYSLALTKPLLAMGLPIGLAALLEHGLIYGGTLMAGTVGVAALALHQILLQCLSFTWNINFGFSQAAAILVGQDFGAENYSGIKQTAVRSFGITTVISIVLAGGFILYPEFIAAIFNLDAHLTELLISVLWVVALAFVVDAWQLLAINLLRGMKIVMIPTVMTAVGYWAFGIPAAWLLMKSYQLGGIWAGIGIGLAVTGVLLLVQLMVSIRKQNSVMSLA encoded by the coding sequence ATGAGAAAAATTCTCTCTTTAGCATTCCCTCTTATCATCTCTCAGCTCATTGCCATGTCACTGGTGTTAACTGACGTTTGGATGATGTCACGCCTGAGCATTGAAGCATTAGCGGCTGGCGGTTTAGGCGCGGCAATTTTCAGCTTTATCTTTATTATTGCCAGCAGCACAATAGGTTGTGTCGCTAACCTCGTCGCCATTGCCTATGGGCAACGTGTTGCTAGACCTGAATTTGGTAACCAACAGATCCGCTTTGCGATTAAAGGCGCAGTGTTACTCGCCGTTATTCTCTCTGCATTGCTTGTTGCCAGTTTCTCGTTCGCTCCTCATTTATTACGACTTGCACAACAGCCCGAAATGGTTATCGCACCTGCGATGGAGTATGTAAACGCGTTAAAATGGACTATGTTGCCATCGCTATTTCTTTTGATTCTACGTGGTTTAACTAGTGCATTCGGTAACGTGCGCTCTATTTTGGTCATGTCAGTTGCTAACATATTCCTCAACATTCCAATTAGTTACCTTCTCGCGTTTGGTTTTAACTTGGGATTAAGTGGCTTAGGCGCAGGTACCGCGCTCTCCTCGCTGATCGTCTCTATCGGCTACGGTTACTGGGTGTTTAACCGTGCTGAGTTTGCTGAATTTGCACCTTGGAAAAATCGCCATGAGTATTCGCTCGCACTGACCAAACCGCTACTCGCAATGGGTTTACCTATCGGCTTGGCGGCATTGCTGGAGCACGGCTTAATTTACGGTGGCACACTCATGGCGGGCACCGTCGGCGTTGCCGCACTTGCTCTACACCAAATTTTGCTACAGTGCTTAAGTTTTACATGGAACATTAATTTTGGTTTTTCTCAAGCCGCGGCAATTTTAGTTGGACAAGACTTTGGCGCTGAAAACTATTCCGGCATCAAACAAACAGCAGTACGCAGCTTTGGTATCACAACGGTGATTAGTATTGTGCTTGCAGGCGGATTTATTCTCTATCCCGAGTTTATCGCCGCCATTTTCAACCTTGATGCTCATTTAACTGAGCTACTCATCTCGGTTCTTTGGGTGGTCGCGCTCGCTTTTGTCGTCGATGCTTGGCAACTTCTCGCGATTAACCTGCTGCGTGGTATGAAGATTGTAATGATACCAACCGTAATGACTGCCGTTGGTTACTGGGCGTTTGGCATTCCTGCCGCTTGGCTACTGATGAAATCCTATCAGCTAGGAGGTATTTGGGCGGGTATCGGAATTGGTCTCGCGGTAACCGGGGTACTACTTTTAGTACAACTGATGGTTTCAATACGCAAGCAAAATAGCGTAATGAGCCTCGCGTGA
- a CDS encoding LysR family transcriptional regulator yields MKAYPNLPFSHNSLKVFETVARLLSFTQAAQELNVTQSAVSRQIKSLELEINAALIIRKHRSIELTEKGMALFQVLRNNYLELQTLLEKWTQPEKKRLVIKSAISFATRILIPRVRELNERYPDYEIVIIPLIEGDWDLSAEQSDLAIINTRQPELYRGHPKATFLRDEYMAPIYTPSDEHSEKSIKQVLEMPRLHATDDHLDWRTWLNQEEDLAIKPSRDTSFISLDLAISASLAGHGATVTDLLLVLPELERGFLRTPRNAPVRSSPWQYFAYLPQKSDIASDLLVWLQSLFEQELQRLEVLAEKHQWKLA; encoded by the coding sequence ATGAAAGCCTACCCGAACCTACCGTTTAGCCACAATAGTTTGAAAGTGTTTGAAACCGTTGCTCGCTTATTGAGTTTTACGCAAGCGGCGCAAGAGCTTAATGTGACGCAAAGTGCGGTTAGCCGACAGATAAAGTCATTAGAACTCGAAATTAACGCTGCCTTGATTATTCGTAAGCATCGTTCGATTGAGCTGACGGAAAAAGGGATGGCGCTATTTCAGGTGCTAAGAAATAACTATCTTGAGTTACAAACGTTACTTGAGAAATGGACTCAACCTGAAAAGAAACGTTTGGTGATCAAAAGTGCCATCAGTTTTGCTACACGGATACTGATCCCAAGAGTCAGAGAGCTAAATGAACGTTACCCTGACTATGAAATAGTCATTATTCCTTTGATTGAAGGGGACTGGGATTTGTCCGCAGAACAAAGCGATTTGGCTATTATTAACACCAGGCAACCAGAGCTTTATCGCGGGCATCCTAAAGCGACTTTCTTACGTGATGAATATATGGCGCCGATTTACACCCCAAGCGACGAGCACAGTGAAAAAAGCATCAAGCAGGTTCTTGAGATGCCAAGATTGCATGCAACCGATGATCACTTAGATTGGCGTACCTGGCTTAATCAGGAGGAGGATCTCGCGATCAAGCCAAGTCGCGATACATCATTTATCAGCCTAGATTTGGCGATAAGTGCGAGCTTAGCAGGGCATGGGGCAACCGTAACCGATTTACTGCTGGTGTTACCTGAGCTTGAGCGGGGATTTTTACGCACGCCGAGAAATGCGCCAGTGCGCAGTAGCCCTTGGCAATATTTCGCATATCTGCCGCAGAAAAGTGACATTGCGAGCGATTTGCTGGTTTGGTTGCAAAGTTTGTTTGAGCAAGAGCTACAGCGTTTAGAGGTATTAGCAGAAAAGCATCAATGGAAACTCGCTTAA
- a CDS encoding DUF4336 domain-containing protein codes for MIEIQPNLWIFNGGNVSFLSFPFSTRMTVVRLAGGDLWLHSPIELNEEVRQQVDSLGTVRYLIAPNSLHHLFIKQWQEAYPQAFTYGTAQVVNKRQDLTFENCLAQSAIFPWQEEIEHLLFTGSSVMEESIFLHKHSQTLIVTDLIENFDPQHFKPLQRNIAKAIGILAPEGKMPLDWRITFMFNKPLAREHLAQIIAWQPERIILAHGKIIESNAVAFLQRSFGWLGAIEASNV; via the coding sequence ATGATTGAGATTCAACCGAACCTATGGATATTTAACGGGGGCAATGTCTCTTTTCTTAGTTTTCCTTTTTCAACACGCATGACGGTAGTACGTTTGGCTGGTGGCGACCTCTGGCTACATAGCCCGATTGAGCTGAATGAAGAAGTTCGCCAGCAAGTGGATTCCCTTGGCACCGTGCGTTATCTCATCGCCCCAAATAGTTTACATCACTTGTTCATTAAGCAGTGGCAAGAAGCTTATCCTCAAGCGTTTACCTACGGTACGGCGCAAGTGGTGAATAAGCGCCAAGATCTCACCTTTGAAAATTGTTTAGCGCAATCAGCGATATTTCCATGGCAAGAAGAAATAGAACATCTGCTTTTTACCGGTTCATCGGTGATGGAAGAGAGCATTTTTTTGCATAAACACAGCCAAACTTTGATTGTGACTGACCTAATAGAGAACTTCGATCCGCAGCACTTTAAACCACTGCAACGTAATATCGCCAAAGCGATTGGTATTCTAGCGCCGGAAGGCAAGATGCCGTTAGATTGGCGAATCACATTCATGTTCAATAAACCGTTAGCTAGAGAGCATCTCGCGCAGATAATCGCTTGGCAGCCAGAACGGATTATTTTAGCCCATGGCAAAATCATAGAGAGTAATGCTGTTGCTTTTTTGCAGCGTTCATTTGGTTGGTTGGGAGCAATCGAAGCTTCTAATGTTTAA
- a CDS encoding GNAT family N-acetyltransferase encodes MLETKRLILRQWEDEDYPHFARMCANPEVMKYFPATLCESESFQLADRLRALIDIHGWGFWAVELKSTGEFIGFVGLNTLDGESGIPGAPMMEIGWRTDEKFWHKGYATEAADQALRYAFFVLGVEEIYSFTALSNIPSQMVMKRLGMINTRLDFNHPKLPDGHELQRHCLYRIDKQTVVSGTQLGTLS; translated from the coding sequence ATGTTAGAAACCAAAAGATTAATACTGCGCCAATGGGAAGATGAGGATTATCCTCATTTTGCGCGTATGTGTGCTAATCCGGAAGTCATGAAATATTTTCCAGCGACCTTGTGTGAGAGCGAAAGCTTTCAGCTCGCTGATAGACTGCGAGCTTTGATTGATATTCACGGCTGGGGATTTTGGGCAGTAGAGCTCAAATCTACCGGCGAATTTATTGGTTTTGTTGGCTTAAATACGCTTGATGGCGAGAGTGGTATTCCGGGTGCGCCAATGATGGAAATTGGTTGGCGCACTGACGAGAAATTCTGGCATAAAGGTTATGCTACGGAAGCTGCTGATCAGGCACTTCGCTATGCTTTTTTTGTCCTTGGTGTTGAAGAGATTTATTCCTTTACTGCGCTCAGTAACATTCCTTCACAAATGGTGATGAAACGCCTCGGTATGATAAATACACGTCTTGATTTCAACCATCCTAAGTTGCCAGATGGTCACGAGTTGCAAAGACATTGTTTATATAGGATTGATAAACAGACGGTTGTATCAGGGACTCAGCTGGGCACTCTGTCCTAA
- a CDS encoding sugar O-acetyltransferase: MSVREKMHSSQVYYCDDQSLIAEQQACLEILYDFNHCRPSQFVQRDELLRTLLGSVGKECYIEPPLRANWGKHTYIGDNFYANFNLTLVDDTTITIGNHVMFGPNVVLTTAGHPVDPDRRRKVAQFNIPITIEDNVWLGANVEVLPGVTIGENSVVGAGSVVTKDIPPNVVAVGNPCRVLREISARDKEHYFKNLRFDDEIC, from the coding sequence ATGAGTGTCCGAGAAAAAATGCACAGCAGTCAAGTGTACTATTGCGATGATCAATCTTTAATTGCTGAGCAGCAAGCGTGTCTAGAAATACTCTATGACTTTAATCATTGTCGACCAAGTCAGTTTGTGCAGCGAGATGAGCTTCTGCGCACTTTATTAGGCAGCGTGGGCAAAGAGTGTTATATCGAACCACCACTGCGAGCGAATTGGGGCAAGCATACATACATTGGCGACAATTTTTACGCGAACTTCAATTTAACCCTAGTGGATGACACAACAATCACTATTGGAAACCACGTGATGTTTGGTCCCAATGTGGTTCTAACTACCGCAGGTCATCCGGTTGATCCTGACAGGCGGCGCAAAGTGGCGCAGTTCAATATTCCAATTACAATTGAAGATAATGTATGGCTTGGCGCCAATGTTGAGGTGCTTCCCGGTGTCACGATCGGTGAAAACAGTGTAGTGGGGGCAGGGAGTGTGGTGACCAAAGACATTCCGCCAAACGTAGTCGCCGTCGGCAACCCGTGTCGGGTATTAAGAGAGATTTCCGCAAGAGATAAAGAGCACTACTTTAAAAATCTGCGCTTCGATGACGAAATCTGCTAG
- a CDS encoding LysR family transcriptional regulator, with translation MKIEDLKLFVKVVELGSFTAAANALDVPRANVSRRINELEAQLHTSLFHRTTRSLSLTNHGEIYYQEILQALALFDNANQAITQADTLIKGKIKLGILSETHELLQPILFTFLDLHPEVELDVRVIQNGFIDMYQQGLDIAFHGGELIDSDLIARQILPLDRCLVASPKYLQSKQLPEDVHQLVEHTALCFRWPSGEIDDLWQFVEGEVKVNSPLVSNSIAFLKDATLSGRGIAFLPKILVEKELENGELYQILPEVSAKTEHGYLLYPQPRTLNYASRELIQYLIQEIPKLA, from the coding sequence GTGAAAATTGAAGATCTAAAATTATTCGTCAAAGTAGTAGAGCTGGGCAGTTTTACTGCGGCAGCCAACGCTCTTGATGTTCCCCGCGCGAATGTGAGCCGCCGAATCAATGAATTAGAAGCACAACTCCACACATCACTGTTTCATCGCACGACACGTAGCTTATCCCTCACTAATCATGGTGAAATTTACTACCAAGAGATTCTCCAAGCTTTAGCGCTGTTCGACAACGCCAATCAAGCCATTACTCAAGCCGATACGCTGATTAAAGGCAAAATAAAACTCGGCATTTTGTCCGAGACTCATGAGTTACTGCAGCCGATTCTGTTTACGTTTTTGGATCTTCACCCCGAAGTGGAATTGGATGTACGCGTTATCCAAAATGGCTTTATTGATATGTACCAGCAGGGGCTAGATATCGCGTTTCACGGTGGAGAACTGATTGATTCAGACTTGATTGCTCGCCAGATATTACCGTTAGATCGCTGCTTAGTCGCATCACCAAAATATCTTCAATCAAAGCAGTTGCCAGAGGATGTGCACCAGTTAGTTGAGCATACCGCGCTTTGTTTTCGCTGGCCGAGTGGAGAGATTGATGATCTCTGGCAGTTTGTTGAGGGCGAGGTAAAAGTTAATTCGCCTTTGGTTTCGAACAGTATCGCTTTTCTTAAAGATGCTACTCTTTCAGGGCGCGGCATTGCATTTCTACCTAAAATATTAGTTGAGAAAGAGCTGGAAAATGGTGAACTTTACCAGATTTTACCAGAAGTTAGCGCAAAAACTGAACACGGCTATCTGCTCTATCCTCAGCCGCGAACCCTCAATTATGCCAGTCGCGAACTGATACAATATCTGATCCAAGAAATCCCTAAACTCGCCTGA
- a CDS encoding efflux RND transporter periplasmic adaptor subunit, whose amino-acid sequence MNRISTLTLACSVALGLSGCNQAQVEQTKPVVQTKLQVIQLSESQGQTAKHFSGLVTAQEQAALAFRVPGTIEQLLVTKGQKVTKGQIIARLDPHDYQVVHEELEAKMLEAQSAHKLAKAELKRVKQATQDDAIASVNLDRAISGYERSLSAIKVVEKNIQRAKDTLAYTELKAPFDGVIGRVDFEQHEQVLPGIAVATLQDNRQLEVEIDVPETLIEAFEVGQISSVSWYQSEHVLNAYVTEIAPLPHLIKQTYTVTYRIEKGSAQLFPGKSVSISTHIGNSQQSYCIPYSALVGSKEQMHVNLVRDNRVVGLPVELASLDAYQACIKGELNADDYVVVSGSQYLSNGQRADDIVIREL is encoded by the coding sequence ATGAATCGAATCAGCACACTCACACTGGCTTGCAGTGTTGCACTGGGGTTATCTGGTTGCAATCAAGCTCAAGTCGAGCAAACAAAACCAGTTGTACAAACCAAGTTACAAGTTATCCAGTTAAGCGAGTCTCAAGGACAAACTGCGAAACATTTTAGCGGCTTGGTGACCGCACAAGAACAAGCCGCTTTAGCCTTTCGTGTCCCGGGTACCATTGAACAACTGCTGGTGACTAAGGGGCAAAAGGTGACTAAAGGGCAAATTATCGCTCGTTTAGATCCACATGATTATCAGGTCGTGCACGAAGAGCTAGAAGCTAAGATGCTTGAAGCGCAATCTGCGCATAAATTGGCAAAAGCAGAACTGAAACGCGTTAAACAGGCAACACAAGATGATGCTATCGCCTCAGTGAATCTTGACCGAGCGATCAGTGGCTATGAGCGCAGTCTCTCGGCGATTAAAGTGGTCGAAAAAAACATTCAACGCGCCAAAGATACTCTGGCGTACACCGAGTTAAAAGCCCCGTTTGATGGCGTAATTGGTCGTGTGGACTTTGAGCAGCATGAGCAGGTATTGCCGGGGATTGCAGTCGCGACGTTGCAAGACAATCGTCAGCTTGAGGTCGAAATTGATGTGCCTGAAACCTTAATTGAAGCGTTTGAGGTTGGGCAAATTAGCTCGGTATCCTGGTATCAGTCAGAACATGTTCTCAATGCTTACGTGACAGAAATTGCGCCGCTGCCCCACCTAATCAAGCAAACCTATACCGTTACTTATCGTATTGAAAAAGGCAGTGCACAACTCTTCCCGGGCAAATCGGTCTCAATTTCGACTCATATCGGTAACAGCCAGCAAAGCTACTGCATTCCTTACTCAGCGTTGGTGGGTAGTAAGGAGCAAATGCACGTCAATTTAGTTCGCGACAACCGTGTCGTGGGGCTGCCGGTTGAGCTTGCTTCGCTCGATGCTTATCAAGCTTGTATTAAAGGCGAGTTAAATGCTGATGATTACGTGGTCGTGAGCGGTAGTCAGTATTTGTCGAATGGGCAACGCGCCGACGATATCGTTATTCGCGAGTTATAA